Sequence from the bacterium genome:
AAAGGCCACCACCGAAGGCGTGGTGCGCGAGCCTTCCGAATTCGGAATCACCACCGGCTCGCCGCCTTCCATGACCGCCACGCACGAATTGGTTGTGCCCAAGTCAATTCCAATGATTTTGCCCATCGCAAAAATCCTCCAGATCTAAGATCAAAAGTTCTGATTGGTTTCTGACGCAAGACCAAGATTTTCTAATAACTTCATTTGTCATCAACAAACGCCATGCCATTGCTCACAAACACAAGACGCGATTCGCGTCCACTGTTTTTAAATGGCTTAGAATAATGAGAGTGAAGGCGGGTGAGGTGAGCAGCAGGTCTTTTTTTCAGGGAGATGACAGCCTGGCAGGAAAAAACATGACGGCTCCAGAGAATGGAGCCGTCATGGTCGTTGATGCTAACGTTTTTCGCTGAAGAAATCGTCGTCACCGGCCCCACGGCGGCGCTCATAGGCTTCTTGCGCTTCGCGGCAGCGCGGCGTCCAGGGCATGGCTTCCAGGCGGGATTCCGGTATTTCCTTGCCGGTGTCGATGCAGTAGCCGTAGGTGCCTTCCTTGACACGCTTCAAGGCGTCTTCGATCTCGGAGAGAACATCCGTGTCCTTGGTCAGCAGGCCGGAAATGTACTCGCGGTCACGATCGAGCTTGGCCGATTCCTCGAATTCCGCGCTGCGCGTCGTGGTCGAGCCTTCGAAGTCGTCCTCATTCTGATTGAGCGCGCGCAGGATGCGCTCACGTTCCTGCAGCAGTCGTGACTTGTAATATTCGAGCTTCTTTTTATCCATGAATCTGACCTTTCCTCGAACAAGGTTTCTGCTCAAAGCCCCGGTGTCTGTCAAACCATCCCGTTCAAAAATGGGCTGGAATCTAATCATTCCCCCTCTTCAATGCAACAAAGAAATTGGCGTCGCGCCGTGAAATGCGAAGCAGAACCACCTGGCGATCCTTGCTCGCGGCGAGCACTCGGCGGTATTCCGCCACCGTGCGCACCGGCTTGCGGTCAACTTCCTTGATCACGTCGCCCGGGCGAAGGCCCTCCTGATCGGCCGAGCTGCCGGCTTCCACCTCGATGACAACGACA
This genomic interval carries:
- a CDS encoding TraR/DksA family transcriptional regulator; the encoded protein is MDKKKLEYYKSRLLQERERILRALNQNEDDFEGSTTTRSAEFEESAKLDRDREYISGLLTKDTDVLSEIEDALKRVKEGTYGYCIDTGKEIPESRLEAMPWTPRCREAQEAYERRRGAGDDDFFSEKR